A portion of the Bifidobacterium lemurum genome contains these proteins:
- a CDS encoding aldo/keto reductase → MHKLWRVMHYDAAMMGEPVFAELGERYGKTPTQIILRWHLREGNVVLPKTLNPRHMAENIDIFDFELNGDDMARIGQLAKPIPQRPEDAPDFVLKHYDWEEQI, encoded by the coding sequence ATGCATAAGCTGTGGCGTGTCATGCATTACGACGCCGCCATGATGGGCGAACCCGTGTTCGCCGAATTGGGTGAGCGGTACGGTAAGACTCCGACGCAGATCATTCTGCGTTGGCATCTGCGGGAAGGAAACGTCGTTCTGCCGAAGACGCTGAATCCTCGACATATGGCTGAGAACATCGACATCTTCGACTTCGAGCTCAACGGTGACGACATGGCCCGCATCGGACAATTGGCGAAACCCATCCCGCAGCGGCCAGAGGATGCGCCCGACTTCGTGCTCAAGCACTACGACTGGGAAGAGCAGATCTGA